DNA from Asticcacaulis sp. ZE23SCel15:
TGGCCCACTTCATGTCTGAAGACGGCGAAGGTTTTGTGCTTGATCACACGCAGGATCAGCCGTTCATTCGCTTTGATGGCGACGCCGAAGTCTGGGCGCTGACGCCGTCACCGGGGCCGCGCGGCGATGTGATTTTCAAGAACGATGTCGGCGAACCCATCCTCCGCTCATCCCGTCTGGGCGGGCTGACCCTGTTCAGCCGCACACGCCCGACCGGCGATCCGGTCGCGGTCAGCGGTAAGGCTGACGCCATCAAGGCCGGTCGCATGACGCCGGGGCTGTTGTTCCAGCAACTGGCCAGAGCCTCGAAAAAAGCCTCTGCCGCCGTATCGCGCCTTCTGCCGTTTGATGCCGATATTCAGACACCGGGTGCGGATTACCTGTTTGCCGATGCGGCGCGGGTGACGGCGGATGCCATAGTCGATGTCGCCAATCAGAATAATGGCCGCAAAATTCTGGAACCCATCCGTGAGGTACGCCTGATCGAAGGCCGTCCGCCGGGGGTCTATATGGAACGCAACACGCTGGTTCTGCGCCTCGACCACACTCAGGGCTGGGCGGGTCGTCCGTCATCTAAGCGCATCACCAAGATCATCAAGACCGCCACCAAAGGCCGATAGTTCCGTATAGACAGCGCCGTATTACGTCCCCTATGCTGTTTGGCATAATACGTGTGAAAGCGGTGGGGGTACAGGGTGAAGCGTACGGTTAAGATTGCCACAGGTCTTGTGGTCGTGTTCATGGCTATTTCGGGTACGGCTCTGGCTCAGCCCTACGGCAATGCCCGTCTGGTCAGTCCCCCCCAATATGGTCAGATCAAAATGGTTCTGGGCGCGGCGCGTCTGGTGGCTCAACCCGCCGCCGAATGTTCCGCTGAGGGTAAGCCGTGGGTCTCGGCTCCGTGTTTTGATCCGGTTTTTGCCCGCTTGCGTCAGACGGGGGAACCCTCCGCTACGGTGGTCGGGCTGTTTCGTCCGGCGCTGGATGGTGAGATCATGCGCGGCACCTATGGTTATGATTTCGCCTTATTTGATGTGACCAAGCAGGGCGCGAAATTCAACGTCGCCAAGATCGACCTCCAGACCTCAGCCGTGCGCGCGCCCAAGGACTGTTTCAGCCTGCCGGACGAAGATGTGTTTTATCGCATGGACCGGCGCGGCACCGTCTCCGTCGCGCAGGAAATGCTGACCGTGGTGTGCGGTGGCGCCCCCAAACGCACCTACGGCGGCTACATGGCGCAGGGGGCGTCGCTTCCGGCGCAGGAACCAGCCGTGGGGCAGGCCCCGAACCTGAGCGGGCCGTTGTGGGTTACGACGGAAAAGCGGTTTCTGAAAGGTGAGCGGCGCTACCTGGCGATCAAGGACGGTGATTGCCCCAAGGATCAGCGCGTGGACGGCGATTACTGCGCCCCGGCGGCGGTGGCAGCTTTTGCGGGGAACGCAGAGCTTAAGGAACTGGATCTGATCGCATCTGAGCACCGGATCGAAGAGGGGGCGGCCCTGACCGATAAGGACATCGATCAGTGGGTGCTGAAGCGCAAAGGCAAGGGCCCCAAACAAAAACTTGAGGCCGATGACCGCTGGTTTGCCCATTCAAACCTTCAGGCTATTCCCGGCTGCACGCCCATAAAGGATACGACCTACCGCGTCGTGCGCCATGAAGAGTCGCTTTATGTGCAGGAAGAGGTGCTGGCCCAGTGCGGCGCACCGCCCGCGCCGTCGCCCTTTGCGACCTATGAGGCTTACGGCGATGAGCGCCCGGTCGCGCAGTTCAAGCCGGGCTGCCCAAAAGACCTGACCATGTTGTCGAACATCTGCTTCGATGAGGTGGTCGCCTATATGGAAACCTATAACCATCAGGCGCTGGATGTGGTGGTGCTCAACCGTCCGGCCAGAGACCGTGATTATCTGTTTAGTGGCGGGCCGGTTAGCTATGACATGGCCAAGGTCAAGTTCTATGACGGCAGCCGTTATGAGGCCGACCGCAAATCCAGCTATAACAGTCGCCCGATTACCTTACCCGGTTGTTCTCAGATGCCCAACGCCCCGTCAGAAGCCAAGGGCTGGGTATTGACCCGGCGCGGCCGCACGATGATGGCGGTGGAGTATCAGTGGTTTAGCTGTCCGGTAAACTAAATTTCAAAATTTCTATCCCCTAAATTTTTTCAAACAAAACAACGTGTTGTGTGTGTTTTAGCTTTTTTAATCATCGTATCTAGTAACGGAAATAATCTGCATGAAGGAGACGTTCATGCAGATTATCCATTGTGCATTATTCATAGCTTTAAGTCATTTCATTACCTATTGGGGAAATCATGAGCATTCCAAGAGGCAGGTTGACTTCTCTGTTAAGGTAGAGACGGAAATTAGTCTTGTGATTTTTCCCAAAAACATCAGAGTATTCGATATAGCCTATGCAATGAATGCAAGCGCCGTTTTGAATGTCGGATATTGCATTTTTAGTGAGGTAGTTTGGAGTCGATTTAGCTACGTTCATCCCAATTTGATTGCTTCCTATAGATGCGCAACTGAATTTAGTATCGGGGTCAAGGGGAGCAAGCTCCAAATCAGTAGCAAATGTTTCCGAGATTTTGGTTATTATTATGCCGCACCTGCTTCTGACGCTTGCAGCCGGAGTCGCTCCAGTATTTTTGTATTCAACAACAATGCTAAGTACATCGTCAATATCGTCATCAGATATGGGAAGGTAGGCTTTATCTATAGAAATATAGGCTCGTGTTTGAAGTTCGCCCATCTTATCAGCAATTTCAACGGCTCTAATCGCAGCGTTTGTTGCCCTGCGGTTCAAATGCAAAGTATAAAACAGTGCGCCGGTGCCGAATGCAGCCAGAAAAAACTGAAGTCGAGTCCAGAGGACAATTTCCTTGTTCGACTTGGCCATAGATTTATTAGCGAGCGTGTTTTCTATTTCTCTGCGCTCGGCTTCTTTCTGATCTACCCGGCTACGATGGGGCTGTATTGGTTTTTCGAGGGGCAGAGCACGGGAGCCCGCAATAGGGGGCTGGTGGTCGCGTTGTTTTTCGTTCCTTTGGCTTTGGGATTTATTATCTGGGGAGCTTGGTTTTAAACTATCACGGGTAACAGGATTTATAGAGGCGCAATATGCGGGCGCAATTACACTCGCAGTAATTAGCAAAAATGCAAAAATTGTCGCTTTAAGGAAGTGCAGTTTGTGCTTCATAGCAATAAGCATGCACCTCAAGTTACAATTCGTCAGATAAATTATTACTATCTGTGCCGGTCACGCAGGACATCCAGCACATTGTCCAGCGAGGTTTCGCGCGCCATTAGCAGCACCGACAGGTGGTACAGCAGGTCGGCGGCCTCAGCGTGCAGTTCCTCCAGATCACCGCAGCGACCGGCCAGCGCGGTTTCCAGACCTTCTTCACCGACCTTTTGCGCGATCTTGGCCACGCCCTTTTGCATCAGTCGGGCGGTGTACGAAGCCGCCGGAGACGCCTTCGCACGTTCAGCCACGACGGTGGCCAACTGGCCCATAAAACCGATGCCGGGGGCAGTCTCATCGCCAAAACATGAAGTCGTCTTGAAATGGCAGGTCGGCCCGACCGGGCGAGCATAGACCAGCAACGCGTCTTCGTCGCAGTCGGTCAGGATGCGGTCAAGGTTCAGGAAATCCCCCGACGTTTCACCCTTGCGCCAGCGCCCGCCCTTGGAACGCGAATGAAACGTCACCTGACCGTCAGTCAACGTCTCCGTCAAAGCCGCCTTATCCATATAGCCCAGCATCAGGACTTGCAGCGTATCTGCGTGCTGCACGATCGCGGGGATCAGGCCGTCACCCTTATCGAAATCGAGCGCGTCGATATCGGTGAGAGTGAGCGAGGTGTTCAGTTTGTGGTCTTTGGACATAATGTGTCTTTTCCAGAGCAATGTGCCAAAAAGTGTATGCGGTTTTTGGCCGAAACATTGCGACAAAAATAAAAGCTAAGAACCCCCACCACCACATCTCAATCGCTGCGCGATCTCGTGCGGTCCCCCTCCCCAGTGAACTGGGGAGGTATGAAGGTATTTTTCTTTCTTATACCTCCCCATCTTTGATGGGGAGGGGGACCGCGCCAGCTTGCTGGCGGGGTGGTGGGGGCGTCTTTCTTAAATTCTCACCGCAATCCCTGCCGTTTGCAGGTCGCGTTTCAGGTCGGGGATGTGAATGATTTTTTTGTGGAAAACAGACGCCGCCAAGGCGCCCGACACATCACACTGATCGAACACGTCGGTAAAATGCGCCACCGCACCGGCCCCACCAGACGCTACCAGCGGGATGTCGATCAGGTCGCGCACCAGCCGCAGTTGCGTCAGGTCATAACCTTTGCGCACCCCATCCTGATTCATGCAGTTGAGTACAATCTCACCGGCACCACGCGATTGCGCTTCGACCACCCAGTCGAGGGTTCGGCGGCCCGCCGCGCGGATTTTGTCCGGATCGCCGGAGTATTGGTGGACGTAGTAGTCACCGTCGAGTTCACGACTATCCACCCCCACCACCACACACTGCGATCCGGCCATTTCGGCCAGTTCGTTGATCAGGTCGGGCCGTTCCAGCGCTGGGGAATTGATCGACACCTTATCCGCCCCGCTGTTGAGGCACTTGACGGCCTGCTCGGCTGAGCGGATGCCGCCCGCCACGCAGAACGGGATATCGAGCGCGCGGGCAATATCGCGCACCCAGTTATAATCGACCGTGCGGCCTTCGGCAGAGGCGGTGATGTCGTACAGCACCAGCTCATCCGCACCTTCGTCGCGGTAGCGCAACGCCATATCGACCGCGTCGCCCAGGACTTCGTGGCCAACAAACTGCACGCCCTTGACGACCTTGCCGTCCTTGACATCGAGACAGGGGATGATGCGTCTAGCTAA
Protein-coding regions in this window:
- a CDS encoding DUF4908 domain-containing protein encodes the protein MRFSTRQFRLPVALSLLIGVMTLTGLGLGTAKAQNNLRDAMLGPSTSDSRGNSMPDVAHFMSEDGEGFVLDHTQDQPFIRFDGDAEVWALTPSPGPRGDVIFKNDVGEPILRSSRLGGLTLFSRTRPTGDPVAVSGKADAIKAGRMTPGLLFQQLARASKKASAAVSRLLPFDADIQTPGADYLFADAARVTADAIVDVANQNNGRKILEPIREVRLIEGRPPGVYMERNTLVLRLDHTQGWAGRPSSKRITKIIKTATKGR
- the hisIE gene encoding bifunctional phosphoribosyl-AMP cyclohydrolase/phosphoribosyl-ATP diphosphatase HisIE → MSKDHKLNTSLTLTDIDALDFDKGDGLIPAIVQHADTLQVLMLGYMDKAALTETLTDGQVTFHSRSKGGRWRKGETSGDFLNLDRILTDCDEDALLVYARPVGPTCHFKTTSCFGDETAPGIGFMGQLATVVAERAKASPAASYTARLMQKGVAKIAQKVGEEGLETALAGRCGDLEELHAEAADLLYHLSVLLMARETSLDNVLDVLRDRHR
- the hisF gene encoding imidazole glycerol phosphate synthase subunit HisF: MLARRIIPCLDVKDGKVVKGVQFVGHEVLGDAVDMALRYRDEGADELVLYDITASAEGRTVDYNWVRDIARALDIPFCVAGGIRSAEQAVKCLNSGADKVSINSPALERPDLINELAEMAGSQCVVVGVDSRELDGDYYVHQYSGDPDKIRAAGRRTLDWVVEAQSRGAGEIVLNCMNQDGVRKGYDLTQLRLVRDLIDIPLVASGGAGAVAHFTDVFDQCDVSGALAASVFHKKIIHIPDLKRDLQTAGIAVRI